A region of Saccharomyces mikatae IFO 1815 strain IFO1815 genome assembly, chromosome: 12 DNA encodes the following proteins:
- the HIF1 gene encoding Hif1p (similar to Saccharomyces cerevisiae HIF1 (YLL022C); ancestral locus Anc_4.37), translating into METQIQIARDLLTQKKFAEAAKRCQQTLDTYPRNGGLPDPELFTIFAQAVYNMEVENSGSLFGDALMAGDDGSESESESDVSDGDEGSENGQPEIPNSRMFQFDQEEEDLTGDVNGSDSDGSDESSEEEEGEEEGSAKGEEEQSALQALVDFSPLKEHDDEIEGVSQLRKSNFHVYFENDLYENALDLLAQALILLGRSTADGKPLADINRSRIGDVYILMGDIEREAEMFNRAIRHYTKALGYYKTLQVTEEVSAKAIHAEFLVCDALRWVDQVPAEERLKRFKHAKTLLEQYIATSPRDLELQQARLAQIQDDIDEVQEQQQHHRSKRPLPQTTTSIGFPALKKPLDDFNDLSRLVKKKPRKH; encoded by the coding sequence ATGGAAACACAGATTCAAATAGCAAGAGATTTGTTAACACAGAAAAAGTTTGCCGAAGCTGCCAAACGCTGCCAACAAACCCTAGACACTTACCCCAGGAATGGTGGGTTGCCCGATCCTGAATTGTTTACCATCTTTGCGCAGGCTGTGTACAACATGGAGGTGGAGAATTCTGGTAGTCTGTTTGGGGACGCTCTTATGGCAGGGGACGATGGCTCTGAGTCTGAATCTGAGTCTGATGTGAGCGATGGTGATGAGGGAAGCGAGAATGGGCAGCCGGAAATCCCTAACTCCAGGATGTTCCAATTCGAccaagaagaggaagactTGACCGGTGATGTCAATGGCAGTGACAGTGATGGTAGTGACGAGAGTAGTGAAGAGGAGGAAGGTGAGGAAGAGGGAAGTGCGAAAGGTGAGGAAGAGCAATCAGCTTTACAAGCACTGGTTGACTTCAGCCCATTAAAGGAACATGACGATGAAATCGAAGGCGTATCACAACTTCGTAAATCTAATTTTCACGTTTACTTTGAGAATGACCTTTACGAAAATGCTCTGGATCTACTGGCACAGGCATTGATACTACTGGGCCGTTCTACAGCAGATGGCAAACCTTTGGCCGATATAAACAGATCACGTATTGGCGATGTGTATATTCTGATGGGGGACATCGAAAGGGAGGCAGAGATGTTTAATAGGGCCATTCGCCACTATACGAAGGCCTTGGGCTATTACAAGACATTACAAGTCACGGAAGAGGTGAGTGCCAAAGCTATACACGCAGAGTTTCTGGTATGCGATGCCCTAAGGTGGGTCGACCAGGTACCTGCGGAGGAGAGGCTAAAAAGATTCAAGCACGCCAAGACCCTGCTTGAACAATACATTGCTACGAGTCCCAGGGACTTGGAGTTACAGCAGGCAAGGCTGGCGCAGATCCAAGATGACATCGATGAAGTGCAagaacagcaacagcacCATCGCTCCAAGAGACCTCTTCCACAAACCACGACCTCCATCGGCTTCCCAGCTCTCAAAAAGCCCCTTGATGACTTCAACGATCTCTCTCGACTGGTCAAGAAGAAGCCCAGAAAGCATTGA
- the POM33 gene encoding nucleoporin POM33 (similar to Saccharomyces cerevisiae POM33 (YLL023C); ancestral locus Anc_4.36) produces the protein MSSRPTNNQAPPNLPSRDKSLLQRFMAVAKSLQFAWFTGHSIVLVSSILYLFKMSEFYYRLVYLGVIESFGIIIYQQFFTRNEPLQTQDAATTKASITSRISGLLKSEDVLYLVLANFWLFTPRFSFSLIPFFAFAVFHVLIYVEKVLLPKVFHLSSKDSSKVLRFIDRFVVQYNDLCMHWVGTAELLIFIFVLFRAILCFRRSWIILVVYSIFIKLRYENSKYMKAAFAQWRVRMDGIISHPSVPPYVKRAYNAAKTGLVHLSEYRLSGVPQVAKKQI, from the coding sequence ATGTCGTCAAGACCAACTAATAATCAAGCCCCACCAAACCTTCCTAGCAGAGATAAGTCGCTTTTACAGAGGTTTATGGCAGTGGCCAAAAGCCTACAGTTTGCATGGTTCACTGGCCATTCCATAGTGTTGGTCAGCTCCATACTCTACCTGTTCAAGATGTCTGAATTTTACTACAGGTTGGTATACCTCGGTGTCATCGAATCCTTCGGCATCATTATCTACCAGCAGTTTTTCACCCGCAATGAACCATTGCAAACCCAAGACGCCGCCACCACTAAGGCCTCGATAACGTCACGCATTTCTGGCCTGCTGAAGAGTGAAGATGTGCTGTACTTGGTCTTAGCCAATTTCTGGTTGTTCACCCCAAGATTTTCATTCAGCTTGATCCCGTTTTTCGCATTTGCTGTCTTCCATGTTTTGATCTACGTCGAAAAGGTCCTCCTACCAAAGGTCTTCCATCTTTCCAGCAAGGACTCTAGTAAGGTCCTCAGGTTCATTGACAGGTTTGTTGTCCAATACAATGATTTATGTATGCACTGGGTCGGTACGGCGGAGTTGCTGATCTTCATCTTTGTCCTTTTCAGGGCCATTCTATGCTTCCGTCGGTCTTGGATCATCCTTGTGGTGTATTCTATCTTCATCAAGTTAAGATACGAAAATTCCAAGTACATGAAAGCTGCCTTTGCTCAATGGAGGGTCAGAATGGATGGAATTATAAGTCATCCATCTGTTCCACCGTACGTCAAGAGAGCTTACAATGCAGCCAAGACGGGCTTGGTACACTTATCCGAGTACCGCTTAAGTGGTGTCCCACAGGTGGCCAAGAAGCAAATTTGA
- the SPA2 gene encoding Spa2p (similar to Saccharomyces cerevisiae SPA2 (YLL021W) and SPH1 (YLR313C); ancestral locus Anc_4.39), with amino-acid sequence MGTSSEVSLAHHRDIFHYYVSLKTFFEVTGENRDRSNSTRAQKARAKLLKLSSSQFYELSTDVSDELQRRIGEDANQPDYLLPKANFHMKRNQARQKLANLSQTRFNDLLDDILFEIKRRGFDEDLDAPPPPPPPPLQPMKQEVDKDSDDFARASTNSSSVAQVAPNVTVQPSLVIPKMASIDWSSEEEEENVTKAKPSRSEEKTPSTDGKKEAKPALDPIVTDATVSDSQVLARDITSMARTPTTTHKNYWDVNDSPIIKVDNDIDNDKILEQLRSPEAQRSEDDKSGSDMKEKVKELTGLNSDLHSEIKNLNAKLAYLTSEKEKEKEKDLKNSHTIDESFQKELLSLNAQIGELSIENENLKQKVSEFEIHQKKSGNHDDIKITDAFISKYSSVDGLIPVQYILNANNLITQFTTRLSTVPTGDSAAISHQIGKELFQILSQLASLISQLLLLADLLQYKDQVILLKASLSHAITSIRYFSVYGPVLVPKITVQAAISEISFAICNLVDSAKIKLDSNSSGTTANEVDRQTLEYSPSTITTPMTPTFPSTSSAINMKKGFVNPRESASFLNDVEEEESPVKPLKITQKAINSPIIRPSSSGGAPTTSRKPSGTGLFSLMIDSSIAKNNSHKDDKDKYVSPIKPATSTADSVNNNISEIPKLMLPPQGEISIAIPSSENQIPNIKIEHTEENNRNPVGNDTSSVGNNKSTVGNNKSSAGNNRSTEENNKSTEENVNSTEMNDRSSVGNNKSTVGNNKSSAGNNRSTEMNDKSTEENVNSTEMNDRSSVGNNKSTEENNKSTEENVNSTEMNDRSSVGNNKSTEGNEKSREKTGETPAISTSSIADKLKQFEQNSEKKNSIKENSIPNEQVKSKSKISNKFISSINDMSTDDDLSSDGSENNNLDDDDDFTYMALKQTMKREGLKNEKKIENKLPANIIELDLNESPESVKIESPESIKKTASSKMSPEMIRKTASPEIVKSVLSPEMRKKLSSKKFTKNIDSSDMIKNVTSPESVEKNKPLELAGKVDSSSMIDKIKSLNRTGKTVTTEAVESPEETRESTSPLVGKTESTMTINGKGSLEGANNAIPPRIKMKAKLTNENEKTSHLDPLDNSEPQEIVRSIPSLETIKKIEPQEITRSALSPEAIKKIEPQEITKDISSPEAIKETKSQNMLKKIVFPKSIMKTEPTELARKALFSETPEKNELPEMKSYNLSPGALKNSPPGSIEKTVELPGNNKSHIDTTKSMEPADTNTKDRELNNFRANVNLNPTIKQEEENGDFSRINYNTENVAAKIEIDKHHFNKMSDNDKSKSISQVHTSQKDSDESPDNYRRKSNAQLHTAEEQHGPIKPIENLQTNKANRLPISNSKLVNGGYLKLDSSAPNDVKMKNTAETMVHDEKHYSDDDDSSYQFIPMKHEEQEEEQGARYWSEQEEESEDDDDEEEDSDFDVDTFDIENPDNTLSELLLYLEHQTMDVISTIQSLLTSIKKPQVTKGNLRGESNAINQVIGQMVDATSISMEQSRNANLKKHGDWVVQSLRDCSRRMTILCQLTNDGVLAKDKSDQDYADKNFKQRLAGIAFDVAKCTKELVKTVEEASLKDEINYLNAKLK; translated from the coding sequence ATGGGTACGTCAAGCGAAGTTTCCCTCGCACACCACAGGGATATCTTCCACTACTACGTTTCGCTAAAGACTTTTTTCGAGGTCACAGGTGAGAATCGCGATAGGTCGAATTCGACACGGGCTCAAAAGGCCAGAGCCAAACTGTTGAAGCTGTCTTCGTCCCAATTTTACGAGCTGAGTACGGATGTATCTGACGAGCTACAGAGAAGGATTGGCGAGGATGCTAACCAACCGGATTATCTTTTGCCGAAAGCAAATTTTCACATGAAGAGGAACCAGGCTAGGCAGAAACTGGCCAATTTGTCACAGACTCGATTTAACGATTTGTTGGAcgatattctttttgagaTTAAGAGGAGAGGTTTTGACGAAGACTTGGACGCACCACCGCCACCGCCACCGCCACCACTACAGCCGATGAAACAAGAAGTAGACAAAGATAGCGACGATTTCGCGAGAGCGTCCACAAATTCTTCCTCTGTGGCTCAGGTGGCTCCAAACGTCACTGTACAACCTTCTTTAGTCATCCCGAAGATGGCGTCTATCGATTGGTCTTCTgaggaggaggaagaaaatgtaACAAAGGCAAAGCCAAGCAGATCAGAGGAAAAAACACCAAGTACAGATGGAAAGAAAGAGGCCAAACCAGCCCTAGACCCTATCGTTACAGATGCCACTGTGTCAGACTCTCAGGTTCTTGCTCGTGATATTACATCAATGGCAAGAACTCCAACAACGACACATAAGAATTACTGGGACGTCAACGATTCTCCAATCATTAAGGTAGATAATGACATTGATAATGACAAGATACTCGAACAGTTGAGAAGCCCCGAGGCTCAACGATCTGAAGACGATAAATCTGGCTCAGAcatgaaagagaaagttaAAGAGTTAACTGGCTTGAACAGCGATTTGCACTCTgaaatcaagaatttgaatGCGAAATTAGCATATTTAACGAGcgagaaggaaaaggaaaaggagaaggatttgaaaaacagCCACACGATTGATGAAAGTTTCcaaaaagaactattgTCCTTGAACGCTCAAATCGGCGAATTatcaattgaaaatgaaaatttgaagCAGAAAGTTTCAGAATTCGAAATACACCAAAAGAAGAGCGGCAACCATGATGATATAAAAATTACTGATGCTTTTATTAGCAAGTACTCTTCTGTTGATGGACTCATCCCCGTTCAATACATCTTAAATGCCAACAACCTGATAACTCAATTCACCACTAGGCTTTCCACGGTACCCACCGGCGACTCTGCGGCAATCTCTCATCAAATTGGCAAGGAATTGTTTCAAATATTATCCCAACTAGCGAGCTTAATTTCCCAGTTATTACTATTAGCAGACCTATTACAATATAAAGATCAGGtcattcttttgaaagCGTCCTTATCACATGCGATCACTTCGATAAGGTATTTCTCTGTCTATGGTCCTGTATTAGTTCCAAAGATAACCGTTCAGGCTGCTATTTCCGAGATTAGTTTTGCTATATGCAATCTAGTTGATTCAGCGAAGATTAAGCTTGATTCAAATTCTAGTGGCACCACCGCTAATGAAGTTGACCGACAAACATTAGAATATTCTCCATCCACGATAACTACACCGATGACACCAACCTTCccttcaacttcttctgcgataaatatgaagaaaGGGTTTGTAAATCCACGAGAATCGGCATCTTTCTTGAATGATgtggaggaagaagaatctCCCGTGAAACCATTGAAGATCACTCAAAAGGCAATTAATAGTCCGATTATAAGACCATCATCATCCGGTGGAGCTCCAACAACTTCAAGGAAACCTTCAGGAACGGGGCTGTTTAGTTTGATGATTGATTCGTCTATTGCAAAGAATAATTCCCataaagatgataaagatAAATACGTTTCCCCTATAAAGCCTGCAACGTCCACTGCTGACTCTGTAAACAACAATATATCCGAAATTCCTAAACTCATGCTACCTCCACAGGGCGAAATTAGTATCGCTATTCCATCGTCAGAGAATCAAATCCCCAATATCAAAATCGAACATACAGAAGAGAACAACAGAAATCCAGTAGGGAACGACACAAGCTCAGTAGGAAACAACAAAAGTACAGTAGGGAACAACAAAAGCTCAGCAGGGAACAACAGAAGtacagaagaaaacaacaaaagtACAGAAGAGAACGTCAACAGTACAGAAATGAACGACAGAAGTTCAGTAGGGAACAACAAAAGTACAGTAGGGAACAACAAAAGCTCAGCAGGGAACAACAGAAGTACAGAAATGAACGACAAAAGTACAGAAGAGAACGTCAACAGTACAGAAATGAACGACAGAAGTTCAGTAGGGAACAACAAAAGtacagaagaaaacaacaaaagtACAGAAGAGAACGTCAACAGTACAGAAATGAACGACAGAAGTTCAGTAGGGAACAACAAAAGTACAGAAgggaatgaaaaaagtagGGAAAAAACCGGTGAAACCCCAGCTATCTCGACTTCGAGCATTGCTGATAAACTAAAACAATTTGAACAAAACtcggaaaagaaaaattcaataaaggaaaattcTATACCAAATGAACAGGTAAAATCGAAATCTAAAATATCCAATAAATTTATTAGTTCAATAAATGATATGTCCacagatgatgatttgaGTTCTGATGGTAGCGAAAATAACAATttagatgatgacgatgatttTACATATATGGCGTTGAAGCAAACAATGAAGAGAGAAGGTTTAAAaaacgagaaaaaaattgagaaCAAATTGCCTGCAAATATTATAGAACTTGATTTAAATGAATCGCCGGAGTCAGTAAAGATTGAATCTCCAGAGTCGATAAAGAAAACTGCATCTTCGAAAATGTCTCCAGAAATGATAAGAAAGACTGCATCTCCAGAAATAGTTAAAAGCGTTTTATCTCCAGAAATGAGAAAGAAGTTATCATCTAAAAAATTCACTAAGAACATTGACTCTTCAGATATGATAAAAAACGTCACATCACCAGAATCAGTCGAGAAGAATAAGCCTTTAGAATTAGCGGGGAAGGTTGACTCTTCAAGTATGATAGATAAGATTAAATCTTTGAATAGGACAGGAAAAACTGTAACTACAGAAGCAGTCGAGTCTCCAGAAGAGACCAGGGAGTCGACGTCACCATTAGTTGGGAAAACTGAATCCACAATGACAATAAATGGCAAGGGGTCCTTAGAAGGAGCAAATAATGCTATTCCTccaagaataaaaatgaaagctAAATTAACAaatgaaaacgaaaagaCTTCGCATTTGGACCCATTAGATAATTCCGAACCGCAAGAAATAGTAAGAAGCATTCCATCCCTCGAAACTATAAAAAAGATCGAACCGCAAGAAATCACCAGAAGTGCTCTATCCCCAGAAGCTATAAAAAAGATTGAACCGCAAGAAATCACTAAAGACATTTCATCCCCAGAGGCGATAAAGGAGACCAAATCCCAAAAtatgttgaaaaagatcGTATTTCCAAAATCAATTATGAAAACTGAACCAACAGAACTGGCCAGAAAGGCCTTATTTTCAGAGACACCGGAAAAGAACGAATTAccagaaatgaaaagttaTAATTTATCTCCTGGGGCGTTAAAGAATTCACCTCCAGGATCAATAGAGAAAACTGTTGAGCTACCAGGAAACAACAAATCGCACATCGATACTACTAAGTCCATGGAGCCTGCCGACACGAACACAAAGGACAGAGAGCTCAATAATTTCCGGGCAAACGTCAATTTAAACCCGACGATCAaacaagaggaagaaaatggaGATTTTAGTCGAATAAACTACAATACTGAAAATGTTGCTGCCAAAATAGAAATTGATAAACATCATTTTAATAAAATGTCTGATAATGACAAATCGAAAAGTATATCTCAGGTGCATACTTCCCAGAAAGATTCTGATGAATCACCTGATAAttatagaagaaaatcCAATGCCCAGTTACATACCGCCGAAGAACAGCATGGTCCTATAAAACCAATCGAGAACTTACAGACAAACAAGGCGAACCGCTTACCAATTTCTAATAGCAAACTGGTTAATGGTGGATATTTAAAATTAGACAGCAGCGCTCCCAATGAtgtgaagatgaaaaatacCGCAGAAACCATGGTACACGACGAGAAACACTATAGTGACGACGATGATTCTAGTTACCAATTTATTCCCATGAAGCacgaagaacaagaagaagaacaaggtGCAAGGTATTGGAGTgagcaagaagaagaaagtgaagacgacgatgacgaagaagaagacagTGATTTTGATGTAGACAcatttgatattgaaaatccAGATAACACTTTATCGGAGCTATTGTTGTACTTAGAACATCAGACAATGGACGTTATATCTACGATTCAATCACTATTGACATCAATCAAGAAACCGCAGGTGACAAAGGGCAATTTGAGGGGAGAGTCCAATGCGATAAACCAAGTAATAGGACAGATGGTTGATGCTACTAGTATATCAATGGAGCAAAGCAGGAACGCcaatttgaagaaacaCGGTGATTGGGTAGTACAAAGTCTAAGGGATTGTTCGCGTAGGATGACAATTTTGTGTCAATTAACCAATGACGGAGTGCTAGCGAAGGATAAGAGCGATCAAGATTACGCTGATAAAAACTTTAAACAGCGGTTGGCGGGAATTGCGTTTGATGTGGCCAAATGTACCAAGGAGCTGGTAAAAACGGTGGAAGAGGCGAGTTTGAAGGACGAAATAAATTATTTGAATGCAAAGTTGAAGTAA